Genomic segment of Schistocerca piceifrons isolate TAMUIC-IGC-003096 chromosome 1, iqSchPice1.1, whole genome shotgun sequence:
TCTATAACACACTGCAAAAACACAGACGGATTTATTTTTTATGGGAGCTTAATTCGTGCCCGTAAGTTGCTCCTCTTTATGGTGTGAACTCATCTTACAAATTGGAAGTTGAAATTAGTACCACACACATTCTGACTTATCACTCTACTGATGAACGACATGTACGAAAAAGAGTCTATCGTTGTCGAGTTACAATACTCAAATATTTAAAATGCCGCTTGGTGAACAGTCATTGAAATCAAAATTGTGTAACTACTAACCACGTCTACTGAGTGAAAACTTATATTCAAAATGGAATCGATTCCATAAGTGAATGTGTTCACTAGCTGGAAGTGCCGAATATTAATTTCAGCTCGTTTAGGATCAAAGGTAAGgcttgaagaagaagatttcatcaaGAATAAGCTGTTGTAACCCCAAGACTGGTATAATGCAGTTCGTCAGTGTAACATATCTGTACTGTTTTCTGTCCACATTTCATTTATGTACAAGTCTAtattccaaatactttcagaaaaggctatCCCCACCATTTCGTTTTATATTTCGCGTTGAAAAGGTCTTTTACCACAAACTTTTTTCTTGCCTTTGTCTGGAGTCTGTATCCTATCTACTTTTGCCACAGCAATAATTTGCTAACGGAATAGTAAAGTTCATCTACCCTTTTAGCATCTCATTTTTATGCAGTCCTCAGCATCACTTGGTTCAGTTCGACACATCTAGCTTGACTTTTAAAGATGTTCGTTATGTAATTTACTTCTAAGACcaaattcattctgttcaactgatattCAAAGTTCTCAGCCGTCTCTGACAACATTACATTAGTTGTGCTCCAACTAGAagttcccttttcaaatttctctgtGGATTCCGTTACTACTTATCAACTACTGAACTTAATTTGCTTCTACTAAGGTCTTCCATTACCTTGTCAAATTGTTCTCCCAGTATTGTGCTTCCATCTTGTAATCTACCTCCTGTTGTGTTTTCATAATGTTGCCTTCATGTCTTTAACTTTCGCGCAAGTGTCCAATTTATTCGCTCCCTGCTTTGCCATATGAGATCTTAATATTAACACTACTGCTAATTTTCTCTTCGATGTTTAATTTTCATATATGTTACATCAATGTTTCTCTAGGCATCCACATATGCACAGGCTTATATttctcctctagctattcctgctttgcTACTTAGATTTTCTTCCTTTTAGACATATGTAGCCAGTTTTGGTTGTTTATCCATTTACTATAATTCTACCCGCTTTTTTATTCAATACTTGTTGAATGCTGCCTTCAAAATTAGCAACAACCATTAGTTATTTCAGTTGACGTGTCCCACTTGCTTAATGATCTACTTTTCCCTGCAGTTCATAATGAGTATGTTATGGTCAGACTTAGTGTCTGCTTTTGAAACTCTTTACcactttaaagttttatttcatcaACTCTTATCATTTTGTTTTTTACAGGAATTATCTGATGTCTCCATGTGTAGAGATTTACgtgatttttaaataaagtattttGAAGTTATTATGTTGTACACTGTACAATACTATAACAGAAGGCTTTCCAATCCATTTCTTCCTGTCTCATCTCCTTCTTTTCATTTTCTTACTGTATAATTTCAGTCCCAGATAAAACTACAGTTTTCCTCTTCATGAACAGAATAGCTACTTCTCTGTCATTATTCATTCTTTAAATTCCTTCATCGTCAGAAAATAGTTCttacacagaaaaatatatttttacatgtTCCCATCAAAGAGATGTTTGACTTGTTCTACATTGTCAGGTAACTAATCGTTGGTCTACACAGTTGGAGACACTCCACGGTGCCTTATGTGGCAGGTAGCATGTTACATTCGCAGTATGTAACAACTGTAGTTATCACTACAGGACCATATGCCTTGGAAGGTAAAGCACTGATAAcatagtttattaaacaaaaacttTGCAGCTGGTaaaaaacatttaatataaattctAGATCTTACAACAGTAGTCAACAACAAACTAACATATGAAAAGAAGTATTGTAATGAAGCGATTTGTCTGGCATGGTTATCATATTGAAAACGATGTCGTGTTGTTGAATTACAATACATGAAGAAGACTAGCTGATGCGCACGAGCTCAGGTTGTTTGTAAGAGTAGATGGGAGCGCCGGCAGGATGCAGGTCCTGGTACTGGAAGCGCGCCAGGTAGCCGGGGGTGAGCGCTGGCTGCTGCAGGGCAGATAGTTCACTGGAGGCGGCGCGCTGCTGCTGCTTGGGGGCGGCGGAGATGGGGGCGGGACCGTGGGCGTAGGCGATGCGCTGCAGGCGGCCATCTGGCTGCAGCACGTAGTACACGCCGCTTTCCTCCGCCTCACGCAGCTCCGCCTTGCCGTACTGTGGGCAAAGGAAGCAACGTTATTGTAAGGTGACAGGATGAAGGACCAAATGTACACTATATTCAAAAGGTTACTCTGCGAAGGTCATTTGGCGATTATGTACTgaatttcacatttgtttaatatTTCATTTCTGGTCAGCGGTAATAAAGAGGTCACTAACTGAATTGGACTGTTTCATTATTGTATGAATAAAAAAAAGTCTACACCATGTTTTATTGAATTGTTAAGACCTGTTCGACCGAATAGAAAACAGGACTGTTGCTACTGTTATCATGAGGTGGTCTGCCACTGCAAGGATCTCCACAAGCTGAAATCAGTGATATAAACAACCACGTATTTTAGTTTTAAATTTCAAGGTGTGCCTGTTCGACAGAAAGCAGTCATATGAAACGTTATATTGGCTGCCTAGTTCTACGCCTACATCTACGTTTACAATCGCACTGTCTTTTATCTGGTATTCGCGATCCTTGTGCGAAACCTGCGTTGGaagcagcagaatcgttctacaATCAACCAGAAATGCTGATTCTCTGAATGTTCTCAATCGTATTTTCCCCCATAGAACGTCGGCTTACCTCTAGCGATCTCGAATTGAATTCACGGAACATTTCATAATACTTGCATGTGGATGTGATGAAAATTTAACACAAAGTGGATTGCTGAGAATTTAATGCAGTTTGGTTACATTGTCCTTGTCCTAATATACTTACGTTGTAAGGAGCCTCAGTAGTGGTGGTGGCAGCCTccgtg
This window contains:
- the LOC124756498 gene encoding uncharacterized protein LOC124756498, coding for MQALLVFALASLAAMAVGEAPTTSYGAPSRQLPSQPQRLQTQQKQQQQPQAFAQSQAQLSFAAPQPASGFSAASFRPQFFIPAQDFSRLTDSYQLPTFTTSAPTTTEAATTTTEAPYNYGKAELREAEESGVYYVLQPDGRLQRIAYAHGPAPISAAPKQQQRAASSELSALQQPALTPGYLARFQYQDLHPAGAPIYSYKQPELVRIS